The DNA segment ATGTTTTCGTTACTATCATCACCGCACTACCGTTGTAATATGCTTGATCCATCTCAGTGACGTTAAAATGAGGATGTTGGTATTAAACCTTTTctgttgaaatttattttattttgggtcGGTTAATTATGATGGACCTCAGAAAATACAGTGTGTGGATCAAGTTTCATGCACGCTTAAGAATTACTGATATGATGTTAGTGTGTTAACATAACTCTGTTGGCTCGAAAATCAAAGATTGTTTTCTGTTTCTCCGTTGTggaaccataaattaatcattgACGGAATCTACATATTGGGGTATAATCCGACCCGAAGTCATGAAGAAGGTTCTTTAACTTGATTCATCTCTGGAGATACTCTTGTCAAGTACAATGATCTGCATGATAGGATTTCTCGTTTAAGGAATCATGTCATCTACCAAAATAACTCTTCTTCAAATTCACAACATCATAGGCACTGCAGGCCAGAGGAACACTGTGAATAATGTGGTTGATACTCCTTTAGATCATCTTGTAGATCATTCTATACAATAGGAAAACTTGTAAAGTGTCTCTAATATCAAAGGGATGGTTATAAGATAGTGTGGCTGATACTCCTTTGGATTATCCTATACAATAGGAAAACAAAGATAACCTCCTAATTCCGAATTGTATAATTGGGTCATCCTACTCCTAGTTCTAAATTGTATCACCGGAGTCTCCTTTGTCTATTTTTGGGTTGATGCACTCGTCATTCTTTCTTTTGAGTATTATATTGGATTAGTTGATGCCAAATTGGCTAAATCCTTATGCTGAGGATGCCATGAAGAACGAAAttagttttgtgttttgtttttttctaaaatcaaaAATGATCACATAATAAAGGTACAAAAATATGATCCATCAAGCAGAAAACATTTCAAACAACAAACCCTCACAAGAGTTAAATCCCCCAATCCCTCCTTTACAATCAAAGTTGTCTTCGTTATGCCTTTTTAGCGCAAACTTAAGTCTTTTAACTAACCCCTCTTTCTCGCTCTGCTTGTTTCACCAGGAATCTGTACATAAACATAGCCAAAAGCCAAAGAAACAGCCTTCCGACAATTTTAGTTCTCAGCTTCAAGAAATAGGCTGAGTTCCACATACCTCTCCTGTGAAGAAGATCTCCGACCTCTTAAGCTCAAGCTATCCTCGTTCTGTGGTGCAAGCAACAGAGCACCGCTGCGTTCTTCAGTCACAGCCCTACTATCATCTCCATCTATGTCCCTTAGACCTCTCAGGGCCATTGAATCAGAAACCGGGAAGTAGACAAGCAAGGAAATGGAAACCACGCAAAAGCAGAAGAGGGACAAGAAGGCTAAGAATGAAAGGGCTTCGAACACAATCTTGTCTGCACTAGCGAGAACCGACAAACAGAGCATAGCTATCCTCAACGGAAGGAAACTAAAGACAGAGAATATCAAAGCGTATACCCTCTTCTGCAGACGCTTATTGATCACCAGTTTCAGTATCTGCCTTCCAAGCCAGAACAAGTAAGTTGTTAGTACGGCTGCAAACACACCGAGGATGATGGTACTCAGTAGAGGATAGGTGCACAACGCAACCTCAGCATGATCAATAGTAACTCGCGAATAGGTTCTTGTGAAGGGGCGTGAGAGCTTTGCATAAGAGCCACTACCACCGTTGAGGCGTGACTCGGACAAAACAACCGCAAGTTGAAGAGCAAGCATGGGTAGACAATAAAGAAGAGTGTAACACGCAGTGTTCCTGTTCCACTTGCCACTCAAAGCCCCAGACTCCATCTTCAAAGGAGCGCGCAGAAGAAACATGAGAGTCAGAAAGAGGCAAGGCTCCGCAAAGCCTAGATTGGAAACGATGTACCACTTGCAGACGTTTTGTTGCCATCTGAGATCCAAGCCGCTCAGCAGCCTTGTGTGACGCCTAAACAAGCTCAACCGGAAGATCTCACCAAGAGCCCACCAAATAGCAAAGAGAATGAAAGTGATTCGGATAATCCAAGGACCGGAGAAGTAACCAAGCTGAGTAAAGCCAAGCTTACGAACGTGAGACTGGAAGTAGAAGGAGTAGGCGATGCAAAGGAGACCGAGAAGAATAAGCAGAGCGACTAGAGAGATGGTCAGCACGCCGAATGCATCGGGAACTAATTTTGTCAGGGGCATCACCCAAAAGACAGTATCCACGCATGCTCTCTACCAGCATGGATGCACAAAAGTTCTCTCGCCACTAGCTGCGCCTTCTCTCCAGATTAGATACCAGCTTCAAAGAGGAGAGAGTCAGTAAAAGAGATAAGATCCGATCACCCGATACACAACTTTTTGTGATCTTGACTCTAGCACTTGATATGTGTGTTGTTGTTTTGTTACCTACATAAACTGAACAAACCACAAGGATGAATCAGATCTTTTAACAAGACAAAATATTATCTTAATACAAATCTCTAGCTGTCGATCATTCCCCATAGAAAATCTCTGATTAAAACTTTCATAAGAACacagaataatttttttttttctgaaaactaCCTAGATTCAGACAAGAGATTTTAAAGACAAGTCAACAAGCGAAAAGACATTCTCAACCAAAGTCAATACGTCTCGCGCATAATGCAATCACGAAGGATATCAAAGACAACCAGATCCAACGCAGAGGAACAACGAGATGATTCAAGAGAAACGAGCAACGCGAAAACGAATCCACAATTCAACAAACCAAAATTGGGGGTGAAATTAGAGAGCTTACAAGGAGGGAGAATCTGGATCCAAAGAGTTAGAACGGGGAAGAAGATCTGAGCGCCGGGAGGAAGGAGATCGGAGAAAACCCTAAGAATCGGAGACGGGAGAGAGAGATTAAGGAATGAGGCGTGAACAGGATAGGGAagggagaaagaaaaaaagatagaGGAAGAGACTCTTCGTTGGTGACAGGCTGTATCCAGCTGTGATACCCGATAACTCTGTCACCCGGGTTCGGGTTTCGTATTTTATGTGTTGTCCGGGTTGCCtgattcgtttttatttttttttaataatatttgtttctgtgGCTCCACCCTGGCGGCGTTTGTCTGTTTCCCAGTTTGTATCACCCTTCCTGTTTTTGGACAGAAAGTAGAATTAAATTGTTAGATATTTAACAGACTCAAACTTGGCAAGAAAAGTTATATGAAGCAAAAGGTATCCGAGAGACGAGAGTTGCTACGAAAAAAATATATCCGAggaaattaattttgttaaataataaatcTGGAGGGATATGAACATTTTTCTTGACACCAGaaacttattttattattcaaaaatatatgatCTAGGTATTCCGACCggaataaaaaataacaaaaatataaactacgATGAAAATACGAACAATCCTAATAAACCATATGGTGTACAATTTTGCTTTTTTGGTATGTGGAAATCTTAAAATCTGGAAATCAGTCTCTAAAGTAATGATACCTTCTCTACCTTCATGGAGAAACATGCTTTCGAGTCTTTAGGATCGACACAATATTTTTGCAGTCAGTCCCAAAATGTTGACAATCTGTGTGTTGTAGCATTGATTCTACTGTCCAAATTAACGTCTCCAGTTTTGAATGcaattacaattatttttgtttctcaaCAAATGAATTGTTCAAATCATGATCTATCTATCCATACCCAGTCATAACCAGTGCAATGTGCTTCACCATTCCATGATCCATCTATCATACAAATGTCCTGCAAAGTATATTACTTGTTTGGTTTACTGTTTGAGTCTCATCTGATGTTTTAGAATTTGCGCCAAACCATTAATGGCATTCAGTTTCCGCGTGTCTAATCAACTCAAGAGGATCCCGTgcaaacattaaaaaataagatCGATTACAATTCCAAAGCCTGAAAGTCTTTTTTACTGACCATGAAATCACCACATAACATTTTcccgtgctttggcctcactcacacggtatcgcgaatcacttcccaaTAGCTTGCCCATCCTTCCattactccagctcaagcacgcatAATCTGAAGTTTTAAATGGAAGTGTGACGAAAAATGTAAGttaactttggtgacatagatagccaaatcaattctcttaggTCTTTTCATATATTACAACTAGGGATGTTACACCTCACCTCCTCTCAGAGAACGCGCCCACAacaggtctcaagacgcctctcaggtcagaaccgagatggctaaccatctctgataccacttgtaatgCCCCGACCGTCCACTGCTAATGGGCCACGCACACCCGCTCTCTtggcccgtgggccccatcccgtctGATGGGTGGTGCATTAATTTTCTAAGGCACGAAAGTGTTGTTTACTGACCATGTAATCACCACATGACGTTTCTCCGTGCTTTGTCCTCACTCACTACTCCATCTCAAGCACCCTTAACTCTGGAAGATAAACAAATGTGTGacgaaaaggtaagtcaactttagtgacataggtagccaaaccAATTCTCTTAAGTTTttccatatatcacaactcgggatgttacaggTCTCCTAACCTTTTGGACGATGCTTCCAAAATTCTTGGATTTTGGATATAGACTAGAGGCATTATACTTCAATATCTCACAAGATCAATGATCCATTTCATTAGTGATATATTGGCACCTATGGTGGATGTGGATTTCAATGAAAATTCAGCTAGGGTGGATTTCTTGTGGGATCGAGTGCTTTGAAAATATCAGTAACCCTTTGCGATTTCCGAGAAATTTTCATTTTGGGGTGAATGAGAATACGCCTCAGATCCTTTTACCAATGATGTAGTATGCTTAAGCAAAGGATTGTCCTCTTTGGGCATTTAGTTAGGATgatgatatcttgcatatttgcattgttttatccattcatccatgagcattttcatcatgtagattaggatttagccatgtctaggttgcattttgcattcattgtccttattaggtgttggagtgccacatggagttcttggggacatttggatgcatttggagcttaaaggacgtgaaataggtgatcattggacgagcagagcatgggagcgaggttCCGCAGCGACGTCATGAGCTCGCTCCAAAGAACCCCCCAGAGCGACTTGCCCAGAGCGAcgccccgaggtcgctcgcatctcacacccctctcggagcgacctcccaaagcgacaccccgaggtcgctcgcgtctctatggcgagacgacacgaagcgaagcctggagcgacctctcagagcgacctaccaaggtcgctcccgatccagagcgacccgttggagcgacacaccaaagtcgctcgcgacctctcgcccggagacaccaaaaatcggccctggagcgacttcccggagcgacacctgcaagtcgctccgcgttattttgctgccgaaaatcatgatttctcagggacctttttgcaatttattttggacgttttgcacttggaaaacctatgttttaaacatcttttgtagccaccaggcagattatctttggatctattgagaaatacacaaaaactctctggagaagttcatctcttggattttgattgttatgttcttgtgttcttgttgatttcttatctatttctctacatgattaatctgaaatccaatatgggtttaagaggaatcatggagattagtgagtaatcaccttttgaattcatgggttagggagattaagggtgattaggttagagctaggatgttttagtgtagatcattcatatttccttgctagtagagtaatcataatgcatcttctgagttggccactcagttgttgatccttaggcatttctcacccgaaaggtgttcgatgaaatgcccgagacaactctcctaggcttttagtatactttgccaaagacatttgttgttaaagatgctaagatagctaatagacttgttattaatgattgctttcatattattcaaccaaagacatttgatgtttgagatatgttagcaaatgagcattcatctagacatagagcttgcttagaattgtgtctaggcttaaggttgatagtttgattgatcatttgccatccttagttcgatacttgatcacccaagtctaatccctatgcccatgagttctcttttccaatagttaagaaagtatcattctgttattgctttctagtttagtagtagtttaaaacccatctaaatcattggttgcacttagattaagtgagtacttgcattctcagtgctttgatatccctcagaactggttcgacaatcatttatactacaacatttgtcttaggagccttgaaaactcctaacatcaaattggcgccgttgccaaattctgagtagatttcaacattgagatttagtcacttgcttgagactaagtcatttttatttttattttttttgttactgattcttcttcacctccctttaatctacaggtgtatgcacttgaggagcaggggtccatcaaacctagttccaagagctgcagatatcagagctttagagagagagtgtgctagaaagagaagagaagaagagcaacaggctcacttgcagagattggatactgatatgggagacatacctcaaaaccaacagcgagcagcgcGACCTATTGGCACTTatgaccgccccaacattcatggtcatagattgggaatccgagcaccagctgtagcagccaacaactttgagatcaaatcaggactcctcaatgtgatcgagaacaacaagtatcatggcttggctctagaggatccatttgatcacttggacaggttcgacagctactgtgggttgtcaaaaaccaatggtgtgtccgaagatgccttaaagctcaagctattccctttctctttgggggataaagcacgtcagtgggagaagtctctacccagcgactccatcaccacttgggatgactgcaagaaagcattcttggagaagttcttctctacttcaagaactgctaagctgagaaacgagatttccagctttcaacagaagaacttggaaggcttcagtgaagcctgggagagattcaagggctaccaagctcaatgcccacaccatggcttttctaaggagagcttgctgagcacattctaccgtggtgctcttcctaagtacagagccagactggatacagctagcaatgggtttttcttggggagaactgaggaggatgcagaagagctggttgacaacatggtaaagagtgatgcagtctacagtggagaccacgacagaggcagtagaacagatgataagcagacgaggaaagagatcaaagctttggaagacaagatcgaccttctcattgctgaaaaagccacccaagagcagctgaagtttgttggtaactccaggcaggaagatccacttattgtcaatgaggttgagggtttggaaggtcaggaagagttgtgcttcatcaacaacaatggtagctggtacaaaaaggagcccaactttcagtacaacaactaccaacagaaatcctatcccaacaaccaacagagtggttatccgcctagaaacaaccagcaaggcagctatcagcctcagcaaaacccctcgtctggctcctctgctcctcaagagagcagcactgataccttactgaaacaaatcttggagtctcagactagaagtgagaagcatgttggttatgagttgaagaaccttcataccaagattgatgggagctacaatgagctcaacaacaaattctcacaccttgcttctacagtcaggaatttagagaatcagtttgcttccatgaacactcaccagaatcgccagcaaggatctctacctggaaagtctgaccaaaaccccaaggaggccaaagctatcacccttaggagtggtaaacAGTTACCTCCtaaaaccctcaccaaggatgctgagaaactaggtgagggggttgccatcaacatagatgatgaagtggtgattgttgatgagaagatcaatgacgagatcttggaaaagatagtggaagccaaaggtaaaggaaaggttggggaagagaagaagacagtaaaagatggtgaagttgttactccagcaagtgaaagttcttttgttcctcctccctatgaacccaaactaccattccctggtagattcaagaggcagctgctagagaaatacaaggttctgtttgagaagcaaatgagtgaagctcaggttgcaatgcccatcatcgatgcttttatgttgattcctcaatacagcaagttcttgaaagatgctgtagctgcaaagaagaaggagatggaaggcatgatgattcttacccatgagtgcaatgccatcatccagaggcttgatgttcagagaaattagaggatccaggaagcttcacactaccttgtgctcttggacctatggtatttgagaaaagtctctgcgatttgggagctagtgtcagcttgatgcctttgtctgttgcaaagaagcttggattcaccagtacaagaagtgtagactctctctggtgttagctgatcgttcagtgaagtatcctgtgggcatcttagaggacctccctgtgaagattggaaggtatgagatacctacagattttgtggtgcttgagatgggtgaggaggctcaagatccattgattctaggaaggccattcttagctacagcaggagctattgttaatgtgaaggaaggcacgattgatctccatttgggtaaagagaacatcctccactttgacatcaagaggaaaatgaggaaaccaactgtgttcgggcaagccttctacattgaagagatggacactcctgctgatgagcaccttgaagagttaccacctgaggacgacgaggagggatcatctccctctactcattccccatagaaggtaacccatCACACTCCCCtgtatataccattttatttttgcatattagtcttcttttcggtatctctctctctacttgacaacacagagactgtgtaactcaagtttgggggaggtaccaagtatttgatcatgtttgctttgatgttgttttattgagtcatgcattgcatacctatttgcatattaaaaaaaaaatcaatcatttagtttgcatcatttgcatttctaggagagtctagagcatataggttgcattcacatgcattgggagcaatgattttaaatgtcttgtaaagaacactacgttgcacctgagtagcttttgcacctctcaaaaagacttgtatgtttcgagccttgaaaactcttcctgaaacttgttgattgctgaaactcagtctttgaagccaactacaaccttatttgaactgaacgaacttaatgcctcttgctcatggtcccttgtgtactgagtcatggctatacacactttagttgtcac comes from the Brassica rapa cultivar Chiifu-401-42 chromosome A01, CAAS_Brap_v3.01, whole genome shotgun sequence genome and includes:
- the LOC103828674 gene encoding uncharacterized protein LOC103828674, with amino-acid sequence MPLTKLVPDAFGVLTISLVALLILLGLLCIAYSFYFQSHVRKLGFTQLGYFSGPWIIRITFILFAIWWALGEIFRLSLFRRHTRLLSGLDLRWQQNVCKWYIVSNLGFAEPCLFLTLMFLLRAPLKMESGALSGKWNRNTACYTLLYCLPMLALQLAVVLSESRLNGGSGSYAKLSRPFTRTYSRVTIDHAEVALCTYPLLSTIILGVFAAVLTTYLFWLGRQILKLVINKRLQKRVYALIFSVFSFLPLRIAMLCLSVLASADKIVFEALSFLAFLSLFCFCVVSISLLVYFPVSDSMALRGLRDIDGDDSRAVTEERSGALLLAPQNEDSLSLRGRRSSSQERYVELSLFLEAEN